A stretch of Cicer arietinum cultivar CDC Frontier isolate Library 1 chromosome 5, Cicar.CDCFrontier_v2.0, whole genome shotgun sequence DNA encodes these proteins:
- the LOC101504603 gene encoding alcohol acyltransferase 9: protein MGSSVRVKEAVVVTPSEPTPNAVLLLSPLDSQLFLRFTIEYLLLYRPGPGLDQVTTTSRLKAALAKALVPYYPLAGRVRPRQDNSGLEVLCKAQGAVFIEAVSDRYTVNDIQKVPKTVTQWRKLLSLSVPDVLNGSPPLVIQLTWLSDGGAALGVGFSHCICDGIGSADFLNYLAELALGKRGSPKTKPVWDRHVFNLSQPLSRVDSVSHPEFNQVPDLCGFMNRVTNSLRPTCNVFDKKRLNELKSVARRTCQVSDSSYTSFEVLAAHVWRSWARALAFPPNQTLKLLFSVNVRNLVKAGLPDGYYGNAFVLGCAQTSARELGERGIGYGSGLVKRAKERVDSEHVRRVTELVSESRASPDLVGVLILSQWSRLGLDRVDLGMEKPVFVGPICSDRYCLFLPVKGERDGVKVTVAVPAAAFDNYHRFLRDY, encoded by the coding sequence ATGGGAAGTTCGGTGCGTGTTAAAGAAGCTGTGGTAGTCACACCTTCAGAGCCCACACCAAATGCTGTCCTGTTACTTTCACCACTCGACTCTCAACTTTTTCTCCGCTTCACTATAGAATATCTTCTACTTTACAGGCCCGGCCCGGGCCTCGACCAAGTGACCACCACTTCTCGTTTAAAAGCTGCATTAGCCAAAGCTCTTGTTCCTTATTACCCATTGGCTGGGAGAGTAAGGCCCAGACAAGATAATTCGGGCCTTGAGGTCTTGTGTAAAGCCCAAGGAGCGGTTTTCATCGAAGCAGTTAGTGACCGTTACACCGTCAACGACATCCAAAAAGTGCCAAAGACGGTTACGCAATGGAGGAAACTCTTGTCGCTCAGCGTCCCTGACGTTCTCAACGGATCTCCGCCGTTAGTCATTCAGCTGACGTGGCTCTCCGACGGCGGCGCAGCGTTAGGCGTCGGATTCAGCCACTGCATATGCGACGGCATCGGTAGCGCGGATTTTCTCAACTATCTAGCAGAATTGGCTTTAGGAAAACGCGGCAGTCCTAAAACGAAACCAGTCTGGGATCGCCACGTTTTCAATCTTTCGCAGCCGTTGAGTCGGGTTGACTCAGTGAGCCACCCCGAGTTCAACCAGGTTCCAGATCTATGCGGGTTTATGAACCGAGTCACGAATTCTCTCAGACCAACTTGCAATGTGTTTGATAAGAAACGGTTAAATGAGCTAAAAAGCGTGGCTCGTCGCACGTGTCAAGTAAGCGATTCTTCGTACACGTCGTTTGAAGTGCTTGCGGCACACGTGTGGAGGAGTTGGGCGAGAGCATTGGCGTTTCCACCCAACCAAACGCTGAAATTGTTGTTTAGCGTTAACGTGAGGAATCTGGTAAAAGCGGGTTTACCCGATGGGTATTATGGAAACGCGTTTGTTCTAGGGTGCGCGCAGACAAGTGCGAGAGAACTTGGGGAGAGAGGAATCGGGTACGGGTCGGGTTTAGTGAAGAGAGCGAAGGAGAGAGTGGACAGTGAGCATGTGAGGAGAGTGACTGAGTTGGTTTCCGAGTCAAGAGCGAGTCCTGACTTGGTGGGTGTGTTGATACTGTCGCAGTGGTCGAGGTTGGGTCTTGATCGGGTTGACCTGGGAATGGAGAAACCGGTGTTTGTGGGGCCCATTTGTAGTGATAGGTACTGTTTGTTTTTGCCGGTGAAGGGTGAAAGGGACGGCGTCAAGGTCACGGTGGCTGTTCCCGCAGCCGCCTTTGACAATTACCACCGTTTCCTCCGGGACTACTAA